From Variimorphobacter saccharofermentans, one genomic window encodes:
- a CDS encoding flagellar hook assembly protein FlgD, which yields MSNLVKPVKDGKVVETNTSSTKTNSKRGSNELGKEAFLQLLVTQMKYQDPLNPSTDTEYIAQLATFSQLEQMQNISTTSTNSQAFSLVGKEVIVKGESLNGNVNYIQGRVDYVVMSGNKAKLSINGGLYNMDQLDTVLDDFYIFEKGLPGVEGKVEMTYDGEKPEDKTFEVKLGEGDTVATGVAIIINGAVVNPDLVELKGNKVTIKKEALAGLENGTYPVIIGFNDANKTVVSDRITLTVKNAVIEKEKDENKTEENDKTEGNDKTEGNDKTEGNDTTEGNNTTENNNDTAGNT from the coding sequence ATGTCAAATTTAGTGAAACCAGTCAAAGACGGAAAAGTAGTTGAAACAAATACAAGTAGTACGAAGACTAACTCAAAAAGAGGAAGTAATGAACTTGGAAAAGAAGCTTTTCTGCAATTGCTGGTTACTCAGATGAAATATCAGGATCCACTAAATCCAAGTACAGATACTGAGTATATTGCTCAATTGGCAACTTTTTCACAGTTAGAGCAGATGCAGAATATCAGTACTACTTCAACGAATTCTCAGGCATTTAGTCTTGTAGGAAAAGAAGTTATCGTGAAGGGCGAATCTCTGAATGGTAATGTGAACTACATACAGGGAAGAGTTGATTACGTAGTAATGTCCGGGAATAAGGCCAAGCTATCCATTAATGGTGGTTTGTATAATATGGATCAGCTGGATACCGTTCTGGATGATTTCTATATCTTTGAAAAGGGATTGCCTGGAGTTGAAGGTAAGGTTGAGATGACCTATGATGGTGAGAAACCGGAAGATAAAACCTTTGAAGTAAAGCTTGGTGAAGGGGATACGGTTGCTACGGGCGTTGCTATTATTATCAACGGAGCTGTTGTAAATCCTGATTTGGTTGAGTTAAAAGGTAATAAGGTAACCATTAAGAAGGAAGCTCTAGCAGGTCTGGAGAACGGTACTTATCCGGTAATCATTGGTTTTAATGATGCAAATAAGACGGTTGTAAGTGATAGAATAACTCTTACGGTTAAAAATGCAGTCATTGAAAAAGAAAAGGATGAAAACAAGACCGAGGAAAATGATAAGACTGAGGGAAATGATAAGACCGAAGGAAATGATAAGACCGAAGGAAATGATACAACCGAGGGCAATAATACAACCGAGAATAACAACGATACCGCAGGTAATACCTAA
- a CDS encoding flagellar FlbD family protein has translation MIEVTRLNDTKLIINADLIEKVEESPDTVITLTSGNKVIVKESRQEVRNLVILYKKEIFSREL, from the coding sequence ATGATTGAAGTAACCAGATTAAATGATACGAAGCTGATCATTAATGCAGATTTAATTGAGAAGGTGGAAGAATCTCCGGATACAGTGATTACTTTAACATCTGGGAATAAAGTAATTGTAAAAGAAAGTAGACAAGAGGTCAGAAATCTTGTAATATTATACAAAAAAGAAATATTTAGTCGAGAGTTGTAG
- a CDS encoding flagellar hook-length control protein FliK, producing MTTQSVMTQTARVFGISSGSADTKGKQTAASGFDQIIDNNIKNAQQANDNTQSAASNNSSANTKGEYNSDKSSSVSDVKKDQTANTKDSKPVQESNAQMNKEKVTDSSDIAAEDIAENEELQAEIAALLQSIREVVMDILHITSEELDQLLAQQAMSMADLLLPENLQQLVLIAYGENDFLAFITNESLADTMNLLLEAVNSVVEEFNIPLTREQMQDVMNQAGMLQTEMDDESVTSKEDKFDLSKEDDALKKVDTAKDTESTDVVRTVTISKEPAEEGSINENQTDNSQDSSLFNEISTETDTKREQSDDLTSSGQFQNFVEKLVQASQNVQVDASGNLVQVNDLWQIANQIIERIKVSIKPDQTSMQLQLNPENLGKVNLTVQSKNGVMTAQFVVQSELSKEAIESQLPMLRETLNQQGLKVEAIEVSVSTYAFDQATQNGSGNQADTSESNQTQKKITFDEAIQMSEEEESDLEPESIIGTLGSQIDYTA from the coding sequence ATGACGACGCAGAGCGTGATGACGCAAACAGCCAGAGTTTTCGGAATATCGTCCGGAAGTGCAGATACCAAGGGGAAGCAGACAGCAGCGAGTGGATTTGATCAAATCATTGACAATAATATAAAGAATGCACAGCAAGCCAATGATAATACACAATCCGCTGCATCTAATAATTCTTCTGCAAATACTAAGGGCGAGTATAACTCAGATAAAAGCTCCTCTGTATCCGATGTGAAAAAGGATCAGACTGCTAATACAAAGGATTCAAAACCAGTGCAAGAAAGCAATGCACAGATGAATAAAGAGAAAGTAACAGACTCATCCGATATAGCAGCAGAGGATATTGCAGAGAATGAAGAGTTGCAAGCTGAGATTGCCGCATTGCTTCAATCCATCAGAGAAGTGGTTATGGACATCTTACATATCACTTCGGAGGAGCTTGATCAGCTCTTGGCTCAACAAGCAATGAGTATGGCAGACTTGCTTCTACCGGAGAATTTACAGCAGCTGGTACTGATAGCATACGGGGAAAATGATTTCCTGGCATTTATCACAAATGAAAGTCTTGCTGATACAATGAACTTGCTATTGGAAGCAGTGAATTCGGTGGTTGAAGAATTTAATATTCCGCTTACGAGAGAACAGATGCAGGATGTTATGAATCAAGCTGGTATGCTTCAGACAGAGATGGATGATGAGTCAGTCACTTCGAAAGAAGATAAGTTTGATTTATCCAAAGAGGATGATGCTTTAAAGAAGGTTGATACTGCTAAGGATACGGAATCCACTGATGTTGTAAGGACGGTAACGATTTCGAAGGAGCCAGCAGAAGAAGGAAGCATTAATGAGAACCAGACTGATAATTCACAGGATAGTTCCCTATTCAATGAAATTAGTACCGAGACAGACACAAAACGGGAGCAATCGGATGATCTGACATCTTCCGGGCAATTTCAAAACTTTGTTGAGAAACTGGTTCAAGCCTCACAGAATGTTCAAGTGGATGCGTCCGGTAATCTTGTTCAAGTAAATGATCTTTGGCAGATCGCAAATCAGATTATCGAACGAATAAAAGTATCCATCAAACCGGATCAAACATCGATGCAATTGCAACTGAACCCGGAGAATCTGGGAAAAGTCAATCTGACAGTACAGTCTAAAAATGGTGTAATGACAGCACAGTTTGTTGTACAAAGTGAATTGAGTAAAGAAGCGATTGAAAGTCAGCTTCCTATGTTACGCGAAACATTAAATCAACAGGGACTCAAGGTTGAAGCAATCGAGGTTTCAGTCAGCACCTATGCTTTTGATCAGGCGACCCAGAATGGTTCTGGCAATCAGGCTGATACCAGTGAGAGTAATCAGACTCAAAAGAAAATTACCTTTGACGAGGCAATACAAATGTCCGAGGAGGAAGAAAGTGATCTTGAGCCTGAGAGCATTATAGGAACCTTGGGAAGTCAAATTGACTACACTGCTTAA
- the fliI gene encoding flagellar protein export ATPase FliI, which yields MFSIDLDKYRELLDKSYEQEIGRVVKMVGLTIEASGPDSNLNDICYITGDGQKKIAEVVGFRENRILLMPYDDMTGVGIGSLVENSGTAFKVPVGEDLLGKALDGLGNPLDQSTLCCSSYYPAEAAPPDPLQRKIIDEVLPLGVKAVDGMLTVGKGQRIGIFAGSGVGKSTLLGMFARNTKADINVIALIGERGREVREFIERDLGEEGLKRSVLVIATSDKPALIRKKAAKTATAIAEYFRDQGKDVLLMMDSLTRFSMAQREIGLASGEPPVSRGYPPSVYSEMPKLLERAGNSAHGSITGLYTVLVDGDDFNEPITDTARSILDGHIMLSRKLGHKNHYPAIDILQSISRCMSSIVSKEHKTAAGKLKNVLATYQDAEDLINIGAYKSGSNPDIDYAITKIKEVNAFLQQDVDDKFDFNQEIEMLMGIFNEE from the coding sequence ATGTTTTCAATTGATTTGGATAAATACAGAGAACTGCTGGATAAATCATATGAGCAGGAGATAGGTAGAGTCGTAAAAATGGTCGGACTTACAATTGAAGCTTCCGGACCGGATTCAAACCTGAATGACATATGTTATATTACCGGAGATGGTCAAAAGAAGATTGCCGAGGTAGTAGGCTTTCGTGAAAATCGAATCCTGTTAATGCCTTATGACGATATGACAGGAGTAGGTATTGGTAGTCTTGTAGAAAACTCTGGGACGGCCTTTAAAGTACCAGTCGGAGAAGATCTGCTGGGAAAAGCATTGGATGGATTAGGTAATCCATTGGATCAGAGCACCTTATGTTGCAGTAGCTATTATCCGGCAGAAGCAGCACCTCCGGATCCCTTACAAAGAAAGATTATTGATGAGGTATTACCACTTGGAGTGAAAGCTGTTGATGGAATGCTAACAGTTGGTAAGGGACAAAGAATTGGAATATTTGCAGGCAGTGGAGTAGGAAAGAGTACCTTACTCGGTATGTTTGCCAGAAATACAAAAGCAGATATTAATGTAATAGCACTAATCGGAGAAAGAGGAAGAGAGGTTCGAGAGTTTATCGAACGAGATCTTGGAGAAGAGGGCTTAAAACGTTCCGTGCTGGTTATTGCAACATCTGATAAACCAGCATTAATCCGTAAGAAGGCAGCTAAGACAGCAACAGCTATAGCTGAGTACTTCAGGGATCAGGGTAAGGACGTACTTTTAATGATGGATTCACTTACTCGTTTTTCGATGGCACAGAGAGAAATTGGATTAGCTTCAGGCGAACCACCGGTTTCCAGAGGATATCCACCCAGTGTATATTCTGAGATGCCAAAGCTATTAGAGCGTGCCGGAAATTCGGCACATGGATCTATAACCGGTCTTTATACTGTATTGGTGGATGGTGATGATTTTAATGAACCAATTACAGATACAGCAAGAAGTATTTTAGATGGTCATATTATGTTATCCAGAAAGCTGGGACATAAGAACCATTATCCGGCAATTGATATACTTCAAAGTATCTCACGTTGTATGAGTTCCATTGTATCAAAGGAGCATAAGACGGCGGCCGGAAAATTAAAAAATGTATTGGCTACCTATCAGGATGCAGAGGATTTGATTAATATCGGAGCATATAAGAGTGGTTCCAATCCGGATATCGATTATGCCATAACAAAAATAAAGGAAGTTAATGCATTTCTACAACAGGATGTGGACGATAAATTCGATTTTAATCAGGAAATCGAGATGTTGATGGGGATATTTAATGAAGAATGA
- a CDS encoding FliH/SctL family protein: protein MIKAYTIRYDEEAKKTIDTHLKLDQELQMKRAKVLQPVPNDGEFVEGLQAVVVEALPSQEEMAEQASQILEGAKQEADAILEQARQEALQIQEEAYAEAQKKGYEDGILQGQQELQKQKAEYDMLAKKLKKEYDDMMEALEPQIVEIMASLIEKITGIMVQDRSEVILHLIDSALKKMEKSDEYTIRVSKEDYEYVAERKSLLLGILEREVPLYITEDAELSKNQCLIETSTRVINCSLDVQLSNLLTDLKLLGGI from the coding sequence ATGATTAAAGCTTATACGATTCGTTATGATGAGGAAGCGAAGAAAACGATTGATACACATCTGAAGTTGGACCAGGAGCTTCAAATGAAAAGAGCAAAAGTCTTACAACCCGTTCCGAATGATGGCGAATTCGTGGAAGGTCTACAGGCAGTGGTAGTGGAAGCGCTTCCTTCCCAGGAAGAAATGGCGGAGCAAGCTTCACAAATTCTTGAGGGTGCAAAGCAGGAAGCAGATGCAATTCTTGAGCAGGCGAGACAGGAAGCACTTCAGATTCAGGAAGAAGCGTACGCCGAGGCACAGAAAAAGGGCTACGAGGATGGAATTCTACAGGGACAACAGGAACTCCAGAAGCAGAAAGCCGAATACGATATGCTGGCGAAGAAACTTAAAAAAGAATACGATGATATGATGGAAGCGCTGGAACCTCAGATTGTGGAGATTATGGCGTCCTTGATAGAAAAGATAACCGGAATAATGGTACAGGATCGGTCAGAGGTAATTCTTCATCTGATTGATAGTGCCTTGAAAAAGATGGAAAAGAGTGACGAGTACACAATCAGGGTTTCAAAGGAAGATTATGAATATGTTGCTGAGCGTAAAAGTCTACTTTTAGGTATTCTAGAACGCGAAGTACCACTGTACATTACAGAAGATGCAGAATTGTCGAAGAACCAATGTTTGATAGAAACGAGTACCCGTGTAATTAATTGCAGTCTGGATGTACAATTAAGCAACTTACTAACTGATTTAAAATTACTTGGTGGAATATAA
- a CDS encoding TIGR02530 family flagellar biosynthesis protein, translating to MNIPVNQYPSIEQMTQQLNAGKSNSSVNKKNIGIPFSEVLKQTQAVGESGELKFSRHANERLASRNIDLTDEQIERLELGAKKAGEKGIQESLVMVDNLAFIVNVKNNTVITAVNDGEDKVFTNIDGAVIM from the coding sequence ATGAACATTCCGGTAAATCAATACCCGTCAATAGAGCAGATGACACAACAACTGAATGCCGGAAAAAGCAACAGTTCGGTGAATAAGAAAAACATTGGCATCCCATTTAGTGAAGTTCTGAAGCAAACTCAGGCAGTTGGGGAGTCTGGAGAATTAAAATTCTCAAGACATGCGAATGAACGATTAGCCAGTCGTAATATTGACTTAACGGATGAACAGATTGAACGCTTGGAATTAGGTGCCAAGAAAGCCGGTGAAAAGGGAATTCAAGAGTCTCTTGTTATGGTTGACAATCTTGCATTCATTGTAAATGTTAAGAATAACACAGTAATCACCGCTGTTAACGATGGAGAAGATAAGGTATTTACGAACATTGATGGAGCAGTAATCATGTAA
- a CDS encoding MotE family protein, with protein sequence MAKKNKAGDMNNNQEVNEGNKILTVLIALLIVIIWLAIFAILIKLDVGGFGSGVLRPILKDVPIINRVLPEVSDVQIAKENNFEYNSLPEAVAKIEELELIIEEMTQNSIDSSAKISELQAEIERLKVFEENQLAFEERVREFDKNVVFAEAAPDIEEYKKYYEQINPTNAEIVYRQVIEQLKYSDAIVEKANIYKNMDPEAAAEILGTMTADVESVAKILLSMKPKESAEILAEMDSVVAAKITKKMLDMDAERLAQ encoded by the coding sequence ATGGCCAAGAAGAACAAAGCCGGCGATATGAATAATAATCAAGAGGTAAATGAGGGTAATAAAATATTAACCGTATTAATAGCTCTTCTCATAGTTATTATCTGGCTCGCAATATTTGCCATATTAATTAAGCTTGATGTGGGCGGTTTTGGATCCGGAGTATTGAGACCGATATTAAAGGATGTTCCTATTATTAACCGAGTTCTTCCAGAGGTATCCGATGTACAGATAGCGAAAGAAAATAATTTTGAGTATAATTCCTTACCGGAAGCAGTGGCTAAAATTGAAGAGTTAGAGCTGATCATTGAAGAGATGACTCAGAACAGTATTGACAGTAGCGCTAAAATTTCAGAACTTCAAGCAGAGATAGAACGCTTGAAGGTGTTTGAAGAGAATCAGCTTGCATTTGAAGAGAGAGTAAGGGAATTTGATAAAAATGTAGTATTTGCCGAGGCGGCGCCGGATATTGAGGAGTACAAGAAATATTATGAGCAGATTAATCCTACAAATGCAGAAATTGTATACCGTCAGGTAATAGAACAGTTAAAATACTCTGATGCAATTGTTGAAAAAGCGAATATCTATAAAAATATGGATCCTGAAGCAGCAGCAGAAATTCTGGGAACTATGACAGCTGACGTGGAATCTGTTGCAAAAATTTTACTCAGTATGAAACCGAAAGAAAGTGCTGAAATTCTAGCTGAAATGGATAGTGTTGTAGCCGCAAAGATTACGAAAAAGATGTTGGATATGGATGCGGAAAGGCTAGCACAGTAG
- a CDS encoding flagellar hook protein FlgE — protein sequence MTDRLDTDDYQIKNGGQKVMLRALFSGVSGLRVHQTKMDVIGNNISNVNTIGFKSSSVTFSDVFYQTTQSASGPNAETGRTGRNAMQIGLGSSVASITASITAQGASQRTDNPFDVMIEGEGFFIVNNGGENLFTKAGSFNIDAVGNLCTPSGAAVMGWQVDPDDPTKTVANTVSPLRIMSAENLYAKPEATTEMYLSGNIDSKDTQLGTDAGIIRTIEFYDSLGHSYTADLRFWRIEDADATNTYRVGITDIKDGVTGKSIFYKKAVTDAETGETEIQETGISFRIGDTEYTPEINTEAENDKDIVVWPDFSSDGPILTFNPETGEFIGIGDDGSTDKSIKFLVGADAGDGANPFKEINIDFSKMTMFANSGKSSIEATKGDFNGVGRGKKVGNMTGISIDSSGKIYGTYDNGDTRLLGQIAVATFANPAGLEAVGNSMFRATQNSGDFDGIGQDPTTGGGSLTTGVLEMSNVDLSAQFTDMITTQRGFQANSRIITTSDTLLEELINLKR from the coding sequence ATGACTGACAGATTGGATACCGATGATTACCAAATTAAAAATGGAGGTCAAAAAGTTATGTTGAGAGCATTATTCTCTGGTGTGTCGGGTTTAAGAGTTCACCAGACAAAAATGGACGTTATAGGTAATAATATTTCAAATGTAAATACAATTGGATTTAAATCAAGTTCTGTTACTTTTTCAGATGTATTTTATCAGACTACACAATCTGCATCCGGACCGAATGCAGAAACAGGAAGAACCGGTCGAAATGCGATGCAGATTGGTCTTGGATCCAGCGTGGCATCGATTACAGCATCCATAACAGCACAGGGTGCTTCCCAAAGAACGGATAATCCATTTGATGTTATGATCGAAGGAGAAGGGTTCTTTATAGTAAATAATGGTGGAGAGAATCTTTTTACAAAAGCGGGTTCATTCAATATTGATGCTGTTGGTAACCTATGTACCCCTTCCGGCGCAGCCGTCATGGGATGGCAGGTTGATCCGGATGATCCGACCAAAACAGTTGCTAATACGGTATCACCATTACGGATTATGTCAGCGGAAAATCTATATGCAAAGCCGGAAGCTACAACGGAGATGTACCTGTCCGGTAATATTGACAGCAAGGATACACAGTTGGGAACGGATGCCGGTATCATTCGAACAATTGAGTTTTATGATAGTCTTGGACACAGTTATACAGCTGATCTCAGATTCTGGCGAATAGAGGATGCTGATGCAACCAATACCTATCGGGTTGGTATTACAGATATTAAGGATGGTGTAACTGGTAAATCTATCTTCTATAAAAAAGCAGTAACGGATGCTGAGACTGGTGAGACCGAAATACAGGAAACCGGAATATCATTCAGAATTGGTGATACAGAATATACACCGGAGATTAATACAGAGGCTGAAAATGATAAGGATATTGTTGTTTGGCCTGATTTTAGCAGTGATGGACCGATCCTTACTTTCAATCCAGAAACCGGTGAGTTTATTGGTATTGGTGATGATGGTTCGACAGATAAGAGCATTAAGTTCTTAGTAGGAGCTGATGCAGGGGACGGTGCTAATCCGTTTAAAGAAATCAACATCGATTTTTCGAAGATGACAATGTTTGCGAATAGCGGAAAATCTTCAATAGAGGCAACAAAAGGTGACTTTAATGGTGTCGGAAGAGGTAAGAAAGTAGGTAATATGACCGGTATAAGTATTGACAGCTCCGGTAAGATCTATGGAACCTATGATAATGGTGATACTCGTCTTTTAGGACAGATCGCAGTAGCAACTTTTGCAAATCCAGCAGGCTTAGAAGCGGTTGGTAATAGTATGTTTAGAGCAACACAAAATTCAGGAGATTTTGATGGGATCGGACAGGATCCTACCACAGGAGGTGGCAGTTTAACGACAGGTGTCTTGGAAATGTCGAATGTAGATTTATCTGCACAATTTACGGATATGATTACAACACAAAGAGGTTTCCAAGCTAATTCAAGAATAATAACCACATCTGATACCTTGTTGGAAGAACTGATCAACTTAAAGAGATAA
- a CDS encoding flagellar M-ring protein FliF C-terminal domain-containing protein, with amino-acid sequence MAERLKQLPKQLLELWNKYTKKQKTIIISIVCVVVLALALLIFLMQRVEYEVLRVCESQKEASQVVDLLEEEGIVYRYDEKTLTVSVESKSLSDAVLLLASNDMPTTGITVDELLNNSLSTTNSDRTLKLNLYMQNQLRNYIKTMEGVDDAQVYYIPEEASNSILTEAKETSASVLLTVNDDFEIQTAETIAEVVASVLGNSTTEKIKVADQAGNLLYGGGQDLYSGSASSNEDFKERLRNTFINNIYMGLIKSGYDDVEIMPNLTFNMDKVTELYTEYLPAEGQDQGVYGHSYTYTSENAGSSGGGIPGTTSNDETDYMVQDSTSTNGSVEIEEYDYLPNERVTNTEFEVGAIIPEKSTISIVLRKVITYKEEDMELEGALEDITFEEYALQNDGSRKAEIDPEIVTMVSKATGIAEDNIQIMAYEQPVFVPKAEQIRTLSDYLQIILTVLIVALLLFVIFRSIRPVEVTELEPELSVEQLLATTKENQSIEDIDFNEVSEIRRMIEKFVDEKPEAVAQLLRNWLNEEWE; translated from the coding sequence ATGGCAGAAAGATTGAAGCAATTACCAAAGCAGCTTTTAGAACTTTGGAATAAGTATACGAAGAAGCAAAAGACAATTATCATCAGCATCGTATGTGTTGTGGTTTTAGCACTTGCATTACTTATATTCTTAATGCAGAGAGTGGAATACGAAGTACTACGAGTTTGCGAAAGTCAAAAAGAAGCAAGCCAGGTGGTTGACCTTCTGGAAGAGGAAGGGATCGTTTATAGATATGATGAAAAAACCTTAACTGTATCGGTAGAAAGCAAAAGCTTATCAGATGCAGTATTACTCTTAGCCAGCAACGATATGCCAACAACTGGTATTACCGTTGATGAGCTTCTGAATAACAGCCTTAGCACGACCAACAGTGATCGTACGCTAAAGCTGAATCTGTATATGCAAAATCAGTTACGGAATTATATTAAAACCATGGAAGGTGTCGATGATGCACAGGTTTACTATATTCCTGAAGAAGCAAGCAATTCAATTCTTACGGAAGCAAAGGAAACTAGTGCAAGTGTATTATTGACCGTCAATGATGATTTCGAAATCCAGACGGCAGAGACAATTGCTGAAGTGGTAGCCTCTGTTTTGGGTAATAGTACTACGGAGAAGATTAAAGTAGCTGATCAAGCCGGTAATCTCTTGTATGGCGGAGGCCAGGATTTATACTCCGGAAGCGCCAGTTCAAATGAAGACTTTAAAGAACGTCTTCGTAATACCTTTATTAATAATATTTATATGGGCTTAATAAAGAGTGGTTATGATGATGTTGAAATCATGCCCAATTTAACCTTTAATATGGATAAAGTGACTGAACTGTATACGGAATATCTTCCGGCTGAAGGGCAGGACCAAGGTGTATACGGTCACAGTTATACTTATACATCGGAGAATGCAGGATCCTCAGGAGGAGGAATTCCGGGTACCACATCCAATGATGAAACGGATTATATGGTTCAGGATTCCACCTCTACAAACGGAAGCGTAGAAATCGAGGAGTACGATTATCTCCCCAACGAGCGAGTAACAAATACGGAATTCGAAGTAGGCGCAATTATTCCTGAAAAATCAACGATTAGTATTGTTCTTCGTAAAGTAATAACCTACAAAGAAGAAGATATGGAATTGGAAGGCGCCTTAGAAGATATAACGTTTGAAGAATATGCTTTGCAGAATGACGGAAGCAGGAAAGCTGAGATTGATCCGGAGATAGTAACCATGGTATCGAAGGCTACCGGTATTGCAGAAGATAATATTCAGATTATGGCATATGAACAGCCGGTATTTGTGCCAAAGGCTGAGCAAATCAGAACTTTATCAGATTATCTGCAGATTATATTAACTGTTCTGATTGTAGCATTATTACTGTTCGTAATCTTTAGAAGCATACGACCGGTGGAGGTTACCGAACTGGAACCGGAATTATCAGTAGAACAGTTATTAGCTACTACGAAAGAGAACCAGTCTATTGAAGATATTGACTTTAACGAGGTATCTGAGATACGCAGAATGATAGAGAAATTTGTGGATGAAAAACCGGAAGCGGTTGCACAGTTATTAAGAAATTGGCTTAACGAAGAATGGGAGTAG
- a CDS encoding flagellar export protein FliJ produces the protein MKKFRYSMENLLQIKCKLEEQAKIAYGNARLKLTQEEEKLEQMHQKKASFQEELRLLRSDKLDLLKIKHCEESIEIMNMNIKQQTTVVRNAAQRLEVARIRLNNAMVERKTQERLKEKAWEEYLLEFDAEERKEVDERNSFHYSSPTLDEEDM, from the coding sequence ATGAAAAAATTTCGATATAGTATGGAAAACCTGCTTCAAATTAAGTGTAAATTAGAAGAGCAGGCGAAAATAGCTTATGGCAATGCCAGACTTAAGCTTACACAGGAGGAAGAGAAGCTGGAACAGATGCATCAGAAAAAAGCATCCTTCCAGGAAGAGCTTCGATTATTACGATCAGATAAACTGGATTTACTTAAGATTAAGCATTGTGAAGAATCAATCGAAATTATGAATATGAATATAAAACAGCAGACTACCGTAGTTAGGAATGCCGCCCAGAGATTGGAGGTCGCAAGAATTCGATTAAATAACGCTATGGTAGAGCGGAAAACTCAGGAGCGTTTGAAAGAAAAAGCATGGGAAGAATACCTGCTGGAGTTTGATGCTGAGGAACGCAAGGAAGTCGATGAGCGAAATAGCTTTCACTATAGCAGTCCTACGCTGGATGAGGAGGATATGTAA
- the fliG gene encoding flagellar motor switch protein FliG, whose product MARGNSGEITGIQKAAILLISLGPERSASIFKHLKEDEIETLTLEIANTRSISPATKDQVMDEFYEICLAQQYIAEGGISYAKELLEKALGADKAKDVIGKLTASLQVRPFEFVRKTDASQLLNFIQDEHPQTIALILAYLSPGQASTIISSLAPDKQADVAKRIAQMDRTSPDVIKEVEKVLERKLASLVNQDYTIVGGVDNIVEILNTVDRGTEKHIMETLEIEEPELADEIRKKMFVFEDILSLDDKSIQRVLREVDNNELAVALKGSNDEVQNVIFNNLSKRLASMIKEDMEYMGPVRLKDVEEAQQKIVNIIRKLEDSSEIIISRGGGDEIIV is encoded by the coding sequence ATGGCAAGAGGAAATAGCGGTGAGATTACCGGAATACAAAAGGCAGCGATACTACTAATATCCCTGGGACCGGAACGTTCTGCCAGTATATTCAAACATCTGAAAGAGGATGAGATAGAAACCTTAACCCTTGAAATCGCAAATACAAGAAGTATATCACCGGCTACGAAGGACCAGGTTATGGATGAATTTTATGAGATCTGCCTGGCTCAGCAATATATTGCGGAAGGTGGTATCTCCTATGCAAAGGAACTGTTGGAAAAGGCACTTGGTGCAGACAAAGCAAAGGATGTTATCGGAAAGCTTACAGCTTCTTTACAGGTTCGTCCGTTCGAATTTGTCAGAAAAACCGATGCTTCACAGCTGTTGAACTTTATTCAGGATGAACATCCTCAGACAATCGCTTTGATTTTAGCCTATTTATCTCCAGGCCAGGCATCTACGATTATTTCATCTCTGGCTCCGGATAAACAGGCAGATGTTGCAAAACGTATTGCTCAAATGGATCGTACCTCACCAGATGTAATCAAGGAAGTGGAAAAGGTATTGGAAAGAAAGCTTGCTTCTTTAGTAAATCAGGATTACACAATTGTCGGTGGTGTCGACAATATTGTTGAAATCCTTAATACAGTGGATCGCGGTACTGAGAAACATATTATGGAGACACTGGAAATTGAAGAACCTGAATTGGCAGACGAAATCCGTAAGAAGATGTTCGTATTTGAAGATATTCTTAGTCTTGATGATAAATCCATTCAGAGAGTACTTAGAGAAGTGGATAACAATGAGCTTGCAGTTGCTCTTAAAGGTTCGAATGATGAGGTTCAGAATGTTATCTTTAATAACCTGTCCAAGCGTCTAGCATCCATGATTAAGGAAGATATGGAATACATGGGTCCTGTGCGTCTGAAGGATGTTGAGGAAGCTCAACAGAAGATTGTTAATATTATCAGAAAACTTGAAGATTCCTCTGAGATTATTATTTCCAGAGGCGGAGGTGACGAAATCATTGTCTAA